A window of the Ipomoea triloba cultivar NCNSP0323 chromosome 14, ASM357664v1 genome harbors these coding sequences:
- the LOC116004778 gene encoding glutathione S-transferase U17-like has product MDGGIIKELEFQNETARSQSVKEEVQNETARSQSWFPKLQTVATAQDEEAKKAAISEVEEGLGVLEGAFQSCSKGKKFFGGERMGFLDIALGCFMAWIRVTETFNRIKFVDEAKVPGLANWAQDFCADDAVKDVMPSTEKLAEFAMKMFTHMKPQS; this is encoded by the exons ATGGATGGTGGGATCATCAAGGAGCTTGAATTTCAGAACGAAACAGCGAGATCGCAGAGTGTTAAAGAAGAGGTTCAGAACGAAACAGCGAGATCGCAGAGT TGGTTCCCAAAGCTGCAAACCGTGGCAACTGCTCAGGATGAGGAAGCCAAAAAGGCAGCGATAAGTGAGGTGGAAGAAGGCTTGGGGGTGTTGGAGGGTGCCTTCCAAAGTTGCAGCAAAGGGAAGAAATTCTTTGGGGGAGAGAGAATGGGGTTCTTGGACATTGCACTGGGATGCTTTATGGCCTGGATAAGGGTGACCGAGACATTTAACAGGATTAAGTTTGTGGATGAAGCTAAGGTTCCTGGTTTGGCCAATTGGGCACAAGATTTCTGCGCTGATGATGCCGTGAAGGATGTGATGCCTTCCACTGAGAAACTAGCCGAGTTTGCAATGAAGATGTTTACCCATATGAAACCCCAATCTTAG
- the LOC116004445 gene encoding putative late blight resistance protein homolog R1B-8, which yields MATKTTSTTSRNQGASAAMPQHVFMVGNNNALEEIKDKLTNSSKEREVISITGMGGIGKTTLAKNVYEDKDIKRHFDIRAWITVSQSYSLDDLLRVLLQSIDVSSPTEEQSVLLQSIDASSPTEEQSAGTFELKDKVRKLLLGKRYLIAIDDIWSTQVWDDLKICFPSEKRNGSRVLLTTRLTNVATHASSGGLPFSMPTLSKEESWDLFCKKIFAKESCPPIEFQEIGRDIVMKCKGLPLSIILMAGILSKAKMKVEDWENVARDVALSSTLYEEQNCEKILLLSYNHLPENLKTCFLYLGVFPEDYEIPVRRLVGYWVAQGFVEDDEALVANNKEEVGWQKLQDLIDRNLIFVEKRGCCGRIKTCKIHDLTHEMCLRLAKGKNILHVIDDKFHVGQSSKEISQEEEENGNFWVSLQSISNISRLDFEHRTLQKCHSFLAMFPSKYGFGYDGGSPIFTNYLFTATSIQVLDLQFVFPYLPASLWINNLSQLRYLALHISAFSGSLSILSSLKNLQTLILYSARPYGVVYLTLPKTPQLRELCILKGPSFHFKDDEENLILENLTTFLWLSDLCCNNEALMVRIPNVKKLGVRYEKPKRRDNMHPIDLLHTLSHLEQLEDIRFYGYQSLRYNRLVYIPKPYDFPPKLKKLKFSNTWMILGITMTILGRLPNLEVLQLKWNAFDDSETEWEQVEEGFPKLKVLVFQSQSLCRWKDSDFTFPSLECLVLKNSSLKSLPYESLSGCPCLKIIHLEGLCSDGVLESAKKIQNDGDGLLEVREENIYIMGAFLDL from the coding sequence ATGGCCACGAAAACAACTTCCACTACTTCTCGTAATCAGGGTGCTTCTGCTGCAATGCCTCAACATGTGTTCATGGTGGGTAACAACAATGCATTGGAAGAAATTAAGGACAAGCTCACCAACTCCTCAAAAGAAAGAGAAGTCATCTCCATCACAGGAATGGGAGGTATTGGCAAGACGACATTGgcaaaaaatgtttatgaagATAAAGACATCAAGCGTCATTTTGACATTCGAGCATGGATTACTGTGTCTCAATCTTATTCCTTGGATGATTTGCTCCGAGTGCTCCTCCAATCAATTGACGTTTCTTCTCCAACAGAAGAACAATCTGTGCTCCTCCAATCAATTGACGCTTCTTCTCCAACAGAAGAACAATCTGCAGGAACCTTTGAACTCAAGGATAAAGTCCGTAAGTTGTTGCTTGGAAAgaggtatctaattgcaataGATGACATATGGAGTACACAAGTTTGGGATGATTTGAAGATATGCTTCCCATCAGAAAAGAGAAATGGGAGTCGAGTATTGTTGACAACTCGACTCACAAATGTGGCTACTCATGCTAGTTCTGGTGGTCTCCCATTTAGCATGCCTACcctaagcaaagaagaaagttgggatctattttgcaaaaaaatatttgcaaaaGAATCTTGCCCTCCTATTGAATTTCAGGAAATTGGGAGAGATATTGTGATGAAATGCAAAGGATTACCACTCTCAATTATCTTGATGGCTGGGATTCTATCCAAAGCTAAAATGAAGGTGGAGGATTGGGAAAATGTTGCCAGAGATGTAGcattatcatcaactttataTGAGGAGCAAAATTGTGAGAAAATACTTTTGTTGAGTTACAATCACTTGCCTGAAAATTTGAAGACTTGCTTCTTATATTTAGGAGTATTTCCAGAAGATTATGAGATTCCCGTTCGAAGATTAGTTGGATATTGGGTCGCTCAGGGATTTGTAGAAGATGATGAGGCTTTGGTGGCTAACAATAAAGAGGAAGTGGGATGGCAAAAGTTGCAAGATCTTATtgatagaaatttaatttttgtggaAAAAAGGGGATGCTGTGGAAGAATAAAGACGTGTAAGATCCATGACCTTACACATGAGATGTGCTTGAGACTAGCTAAAGGTAAAAATATATTGCATGTTATTGACGACAAGTTTCATGTTGGACAGTCCTCCAAAGAAATAagccaagaagaagaagaaaatggcaATTTTTGGGTAAGCCTACAATCAATTTCTAATATTAGTCGTTTAGATTTTGAGCATAGGACACTCCAGAAATGCCATTCCTTTCTTGCTATGTTTCCATCTAAATATGGATTCGGATATGATGGAGGAAGTCCGATCTTTACCAATTACTTGTTCACAGCAACATCAATTCAAGTACTTGACCTCCAATTTGTTTTTCCCTATTTGCCTGCATCTCTTTGGATAAATAACTTAAGTCAGTTGAGGTATCTAGCTTTGCACATTAGTGCATTTTCTGGTTCCCTCTCAATTTTAAGCAGCTTGAAAAATCTACAAACGTTGATTCTGTATAGTGCAAGACCTTATGGAGTAGTATACTTAACCCTTCCAAAGACACCACAATTAAGGGAGCTTTGCATTTTGAAAGGACCTTCATTTCATTTTAAAGATGATGAAGAGAATTTGATATTGGAGAATCTGACAACGTTTTTGTGGTTAAGTGACTTATGTTGCAACAATGAAGCGCTGATGGTGAGGATTCCGAATGTAAAGAAATTGGGGGTAAGATATGAAAAGCCCAAGCGTAGAGACAATATGCATCCTATTGACTTGCTCCATACTTTAAGCCATTTGGAACAACTCGAAGACATCAGGTTTTATGGATATCAATCGTTAAGGTACAATAGGCTAGTTTATATTCCAAAACCATATGATTTTCCACCGAAGCTCAAGAAGTTGAAATTTTCTAACACTTGGATGATATTGGGGATCACGATGACCATCCTTGGAAGGCTACCTAACCTCGAAGTTCTCCAACTAAAATGGAATGCCTTTGATGATTCAGAGACCGAGTGGGAACAAGTTGAAGAGGGGTTTCCAAAATTGAAAGTGTTAGTCTTCCAATCTCAAAGTCTTTGTAGATGGAAAGACAGCGATTTCACTTTCCCAAGCCTTGAGTGCCTCGTGCTAAAGAATTCCTCCTTGAAATCACTCCCTTATGAGAGCCTTTCTGGATGTCCATGCCTTAAGATAATTCACTTGGAAGGGCTTTGTAGTGATGGTGTTTTAGAGTCTGCaaagaaaattcaaaatgatGGAGATGGCCTGCTCGAGGTCCgcgaagaaaatatttatatcatGGGGGCGTTTCTTGACCTGTGA